A stretch of the Flavobacterium sp. 5 genome encodes the following:
- the ftsY gene encoding signal recognition particle-docking protein FtsY, producing the protein MSFFKKIFSSEKKDSGLSEQAKQSLDKGLEKTKDTFFSKLTKAVAGKSKVDDDVLDNLEEILVSSDVGVNTTLKIITRIEKRVEADKYLGTDELNQILRDEIAGLLSETNTGEATEFVIPINTKPYVLMVVGVNGVGKTTTIGKLAYQFKKAGHKVVLGAADTFRAAAIDQLQIWADRVGVPIVRQEMGSDPASVAFDTLQSAVAQNADIVIIDTAGRLHNKINLMNELSKVKRVMQKVVGDAPHDVMLVLDGSTGQNAFEQAKQFTAATEVTSLAVTKLDGTAKGGVVIGISDQFQIPVKYIGVGEGIEDLQVFNKYEFVDSFFK; encoded by the coding sequence ATGAGCTTTTTTAAAAAAATATTTTCTTCAGAGAAAAAAGACTCTGGACTTAGTGAACAAGCTAAACAATCATTAGATAAAGGTCTAGAGAAAACAAAAGATACTTTCTTTTCCAAATTAACTAAAGCAGTTGCTGGAAAGTCAAAAGTAGATGATGATGTTCTGGATAATTTAGAAGAAATTCTTGTTTCTTCGGATGTCGGGGTTAATACAACTCTGAAAATTATTACTCGAATTGAAAAACGTGTAGAAGCAGATAAATATCTTGGGACTGATGAACTCAATCAGATTTTGAGAGATGAAATTGCAGGTTTATTATCTGAAACTAATACTGGTGAGGCTACTGAATTTGTGATTCCAATAAATACCAAGCCATATGTTTTGATGGTTGTTGGAGTAAATGGAGTTGGTAAAACAACAACAATCGGGAAACTAGCCTATCAATTTAAGAAAGCTGGTCATAAAGTGGTTTTGGGTGCAGCAGATACTTTTCGTGCGGCAGCAATTGACCAATTGCAAATTTGGGCAGACAGAGTTGGCGTACCTATTGTTCGACAAGAAATGGGGAGTGATCCAGCATCAGTAGCTTTTGATACCTTGCAATCTGCAGTTGCTCAAAATGCAGATATTGTTATTATTGATACAGCAGGTCGTTTGCATAATAAAATCAACTTGATGAATGAACTTTCTAAAGTGAAACGAGTAATGCAAAAAGTGGTTGGTGATGCACCGCACGATGTAATGCTAGTTTTGGATGGTTCTACAGGTCAAAATGCTTTTGAACAAGCCAAGCAATTTACAGCGGCTACAGAAGTTACTTCACTTGCTGTTACTAAATTGGATGGTACTGCCAAAGGCGGTGTTGTTATTGGTATTTCAGATCAATTTCAGATTCCTGTAAAATACATTGGTGTAGGGGAGGGAATTGAAGATTTACAGGTTTTTAATAAATATGAATTCGTAGATAGTTTCTTTAAATAA
- the rpmG gene encoding 50S ribosomal protein L33 produces MAKKGNRIQVILECTEHKTTGVAGTSRYITTKNKKNTPDRLEIKKFNPILKRVTVHKEIK; encoded by the coding sequence ATGGCAAAGAAAGGAAATAGAATCCAGGTAATTTTAGAATGTACTGAGCACAAAACTACTGGTGTTGCAGGTACTTCAAGATATATAACTACTAAGAACAAAAAAAATACTCCAGACAGATTAGAGATTAAAAAATTTAATCCAATCTTGAAAAGAGTAACTGTTCATAAAGAAATTAAGTAA
- a CDS encoding nucleoside-diphosphate kinase encodes MATNRTFTMIKPDAVQNGHIGNILAMITNGGFKIVSLKLTQLTVADAQAFYAVHAARPFYGELVEFMSRGPIVAAILEKENAVEDFRTLIGATNPAEAAEGTIRKAYATSIGENAVHGSDSDENAAIEGAFHFAGREQF; translated from the coding sequence ATGGCAACTAATAGAACTTTTACGATGATTAAACCTGATGCAGTTCAAAACGGACACATCGGAAATATATTAGCAATGATTACAAACGGTGGATTCAAAATCGTTTCTTTGAAATTGACTCAATTAACTGTAGCTGATGCTCAAGCATTTTATGCTGTTCACGCTGCTAGACCTTTCTACGGAGAATTAGTAGAATTTATGTCAAGAGGTCCTATTGTTGCTGCTATCTTAGAAAAAGAAAACGCTGTTGAAGATTTCAGAACTTTAATTGGTGCTACAAACCCAGCTGAAGCTGCTGAAGGAACTATCCGTAAAGCATACGCAACTTCTATCGGAGAAAATGCAGTTCACGGTTCTGATAGCGACGAAAATGCTGCTATCGAAGGAGCTTTCCATTTCGCAGGAAGAGAGCAGTTCTAG
- a CDS encoding SdpI family protein: protein MNSTFKKELPIVGIVLMPFIYLAFIWNSLPEKVPTHWSAKGDIDHWGDKSFLISVPFMLPVFIYVLFSLIPKIDPKKRIALMGGKFDQIKFVVVLFGSVLALFVIYCSKSLSFSSPNFIFVAVGILFIAMGNYFKVIQPNYFLGIRTPWTLENNEVWKLTHVFAGKLWLVGGLLIVLGALLLDIEFLFPVFMLFVTVLALVPMVYSYIKFKEIEKRG from the coding sequence ATGAATTCAACTTTTAAAAAAGAATTGCCTATTGTCGGAATAGTATTAATGCCGTTTATTTATTTGGCTTTTATTTGGAACTCTTTGCCAGAAAAAGTTCCAACACATTGGAGTGCTAAGGGTGATATTGATCATTGGGGAGATAAGTCTTTTTTGATCAGCGTACCTTTTATGTTACCAGTTTTTATTTATGTTCTTTTTTCTCTTATTCCGAAAATTGATCCTAAAAAGAGAATTGCTCTAATGGGAGGTAAGTTTGACCAAATTAAGTTTGTTGTTGTTTTGTTTGGTTCTGTGTTGGCATTGTTTGTTATTTATTGTTCTAAGAGTTTATCTTTTTCAAGCCCTAATTTTATTTTTGTTGCTGTTGGAATTTTGTTCATAGCTATGGGAAATTATTTCAAAGTGATTCAGCCCAATTATTTTTTAGGAATTCGCACACCTTGGACATTAGAGAACAATGAGGTCTGGAAGTTAACTCATGTTTTTGCAGGGAAACTTTGGCTTGTGGGTGGTTTGCTAATTGTCTTAGGAGCATTGTTGTTGGATATTGAATTTTTATTCCCTGTTTTTATGTTGTTTGTTACAGTTTTGGCACTTGTACCAATGGTGTATTCCTATATTAAATTTAAAGAAATAGAGAAAAGAGGATAA
- a CDS encoding DUF4302 domain-containing protein encodes MKAQNLYKYLVIGLITLLLAACSNTDAEQKFDQTPTERLNAQKDELNNLLLSSGYGWKLVYFTDNTILGGYTHLIKFAKDGTVEMASDFDDDTAIYKSEYEIQLGSTLSLVFTTANRIHLLSESDNYPIEELKSKGYLGDFQFLYYGQENGEIIFRTNRVNTTTKTNPELRFVKATAEDWTDLHKNIDMIDNVIGAPTRPLFRSLETNDGKTIHQFDFSFSEITRFAEANSLEAGYSVAYNMGIGYSPTGIVVSPVVEVGGQKLSIFTYNDTDGSFTATGTNGVSATIKYSTTPPILTDDYKQLLEGQPQSVYGYIAAYLYSAPSTSQYCKDLLDKANATLPANQQISRIQFHFNTPYGTYIEYRFTGGKASLYHTVTTSEDADKKTMILTNVYWDDGSAIIDTPPFLKEIDDELTNPNGLYVKKETFKVRYPNTIWTFSSTSSNFRLTTYDLN; translated from the coding sequence ATGAAAGCACAAAATTTATATAAATATCTAGTTATAGGTCTCATAACCTTACTACTCGCAGCTTGTTCAAATACAGATGCTGAACAAAAATTCGATCAAACACCAACTGAACGATTAAATGCACAAAAGGACGAATTAAACAACTTACTACTTTCTTCAGGATATGGCTGGAAATTAGTTTATTTTACAGATAATACAATATTAGGAGGTTATACTCATTTAATCAAGTTTGCAAAAGATGGAACTGTCGAAATGGCTTCTGATTTTGATGACGACACTGCAATTTATAAAAGTGAATATGAAATTCAACTAGGAAGTACCCTTAGCTTAGTATTTACAACTGCAAACAGGATTCATCTTTTATCTGAATCAGATAATTACCCAATTGAAGAACTTAAAAGTAAAGGATACTTAGGTGATTTTCAGTTTTTATATTACGGACAAGAGAATGGTGAAATTATTTTTAGAACCAATAGAGTAAATACAACCACTAAAACTAATCCAGAGTTACGTTTCGTAAAAGCAACAGCTGAAGATTGGACAGACTTGCACAAAAATATCGACATGATTGATAATGTCATTGGAGCTCCAACTAGACCACTTTTTAGATCACTTGAAACTAATGATGGTAAAACAATTCATCAATTTGATTTTTCTTTTTCAGAAATTACTCGTTTTGCCGAGGCAAACTCTTTAGAAGCTGGTTACTCTGTAGCTTACAACATGGGAATTGGTTATTCTCCAACAGGTATTGTCGTTAGTCCAGTAGTAGAAGTCGGAGGCCAAAAATTATCAATTTTCACCTATAATGATACTGATGGAAGTTTTACAGCAACGGGTACAAATGGTGTAAGTGCAACTATTAAGTATTCTACTACACCTCCTATTTTAACGGATGATTATAAACAATTATTAGAAGGTCAACCACAATCGGTTTATGGCTATATCGCAGCTTACTTGTATTCAGCTCCATCAACTTCGCAGTATTGCAAAGATTTATTAGACAAAGCAAATGCAACTTTACCAGCAAATCAACAAATTAGTAGGATTCAATTTCATTTTAATACACCATATGGAACCTATATTGAATACCGATTTACTGGAGGAAAAGCATCATTATATCATACTGTAACTACTTCTGAAGATGCAGATAAAAAAACCATGATTCTTACCAACGTTTATTGGGATGATGGAAGTGCTATAATTGATACACCTCCATTTTTAAAAGAAATTGATGACGAACTTACTAATCCAAACGGACTGTATGTTAAAAAAGAGACTTTTAAAGTACGCTATCCTAATACTATATGGACATTTTCAAGTACTTCAAGTAATTTCAGGTTAACGACATATGACCTGAATTAA
- the rpmB gene encoding 50S ribosomal protein L28, with the protein MSRVCDLTGKRAMVGNNVSHAMNKTKRKFSVNLVKKRFYLPEEDRWITLRVAASTIKTINKNGIAAVLKKAQSEGFIK; encoded by the coding sequence ATGTCAAGAGTTTGTGACCTTACAGGTAAAAGAGCGATGGTAGGAAATAACGTTTCTCACGCTATGAACAAAACTAAGAGAAAATTTTCTGTAAACTTAGTTAAAAAGCGTTTTTATCTTCCAGAAGAAGATAGATGGATTACTCTTAGAGTAGCAGCATCTACGATAAAAACAATTAATAAAAATGGAATCGCTGCAGTTTTGAAAAAAGCGCAGTCAGAAGGATTTATTAAATAA
- a CDS encoding S9 family peptidase: protein MKTTVFFLVAIFASLSMFGQEITGKWNGVLKVPGGQLKLVFNISKSDKGYSSTMDSPDQGAKGIPVTETSFENGILKLGIPSAGIVYVGTLNSKNEIVGDFSQSGQSFVMNLSRGFAESEVVKRPQEPQKPYSYYTEEVTFENKIDKNVLAGTLSLPQKEGKFPVVILITGSGPQNRDEEIFGHKPFLVLADYLTKKGIAVLRFDDRGVGKSTGDFKTATTSDFANDVRAGVAYLQTRKEIDKSKIGLIGHSEGGIIAPIVAANSKDINFIVLLAGTGIRGDQLMLLQKEKLERQMGVSENEIKKGQDIFKGAYDIIVASPATDPMLKSKVNGYLITKLGDKMVDNQIKTLSSQITSPWMVYFLKLDPAVALEKIKCPVLALNGEKDLQVPADVNLEAISKALAKGGNKKGTTKKMPTLNHLFQECETGSLDEYATIEQTFSPTALEEISNWILLQVK from the coding sequence ATGAAAACAACGGTATTTTTTTTAGTTGCAATTTTTGCTTCTTTGAGTATGTTCGGACAAGAAATTACAGGAAAATGGAATGGTGTGTTGAAAGTTCCAGGCGGACAATTAAAACTTGTTTTTAATATTAGTAAGAGTGATAAAGGCTACAGTTCGACCATGGATAGTCCTGATCAAGGAGCTAAAGGAATTCCTGTGACTGAAACAAGTTTTGAGAATGGTATTTTGAAACTAGGTATACCAAGTGCAGGAATTGTTTATGTGGGAACATTGAATTCTAAGAATGAAATTGTTGGTGATTTTTCGCAAAGCGGGCAATCTTTTGTAATGAATTTGTCCAGAGGATTTGCAGAAAGCGAAGTTGTAAAAAGACCTCAAGAGCCACAAAAACCATATTCGTATTATACAGAAGAGGTAACGTTTGAAAACAAAATTGATAAGAATGTTTTAGCGGGGACTTTAAGTTTACCACAAAAAGAAGGTAAATTTCCGGTTGTAATTTTGATAACGGGCAGTGGACCACAAAATAGAGATGAAGAAATTTTTGGACATAAACCCTTTCTTGTTTTAGCAGATTATTTGACTAAAAAAGGGATAGCGGTATTGCGATTTGATGATCGAGGGGTTGGTAAATCAACGGGTGATTTTAAAACGGCAACTACTTCAGATTTTGCAAATGATGTTCGAGCTGGAGTAGCGTATTTGCAAACTAGAAAAGAAATTGATAAAAGTAAAATTGGATTAATTGGTCACAGTGAGGGCGGAATTATAGCGCCTATTGTTGCAGCTAATTCTAAAGACATAAATTTCATTGTATTGTTGGCAGGAACTGGAATTCGTGGAGATCAATTGATGCTTTTGCAAAAAGAAAAGTTAGAACGTCAGATGGGAGTTTCAGAAAATGAAATTAAAAAAGGGCAAGATATTTTTAAAGGAGCATATGATATAATAGTTGCTTCGCCTGCTACCGATCCTATGCTAAAAAGTAAAGTGAATGGTTATCTAATAACGAAATTAGGCGATAAAATGGTCGATAATCAGATTAAAACACTGTCTTCACAAATTACAAGTCCTTGGATGGTTTATTTTTTAAAGTTGGACCCAGCAGTAGCTTTAGAGAAAATAAAATGCCCTGTATTGGCGCTTAACGGAGAGAAAGATTTACAAGTCCCAGCCGATGTTAATCTAGAAGCTATAAGTAAGGCTCTTGCTAAAGGAGGTAATAAAAAGGGAACAACTAAAAAGATGCCTACTTTAAATCATTTGTTTCAAGAATGTGAAACAGGTTCTCTTGATGAATATGCAACAATTGAACAAACTTTTTCTCCAACGGCTTTGGAGGAAATCTCAAATTGGATTTTGTTACAAGTGAAATAA
- a CDS encoding DUF4295 domain-containing protein — MAKKTVASLQTSSKRLSKAIKMVKSPITGAYTFVESIMAPEEVDEFLKKK; from the coding sequence ATGGCAAAGAAAACCGTAGCATCGTTACAAACATCTTCTAAGAGATTATCAAAAGCCATCAAAATGGTGAAATCTCCAATAACTGGCGCATATACATTCGTTGAATCTATTATGGCTCCTGAAGAAGTTGATGAATTCTTGAAAAAGAAATAA
- the bshC gene encoding bacillithiol biosynthesis cysteine-adding enzyme BshC has product MPTDCISYQNSGYFTPLMNDYLEQKTDLKPLYNNFPTLENFEKQIIEKKQNFNNENRITLVSTLKEQYSSIEVSNSTQQNIDLLAHENTFTITTGHQLNLFSGPLYFLYKIISTINLAKELKVTYPSYNFVPIYWMATEDHDFEEINYFNFRGKKFHWNAESTGPVGRLSTEGLDDFLEIYKLEIGSSTNANTIKKLFEDSYVKHNNLADATRYLANELFRIYGLVILDADNQDLKRNFIPYIKEELLQQTSFKAVTKTIENLKNYTIQVNPREINLFYIEDNLRERIIFENGIYKVNHTQIQFTENEILALLENSPEKFSPNVIMRPLYQEVILPNLCYIGGGGEIGYWLELKSFFDTVKVTFPMLLLRNSVLLTTEKESKKADKLNLTWSDLFSKQTALINRITQKLSDYPINFAEQKEVLRKQFDTLLQLANHTDKSFLGAVKAQETKQIKGLNNLEKRLLIAQKRKFHDELQRIIDLQNELFPNQSLQERQANFSEFYLENGEHLIPKLMNQLKPLENNFNIVVLY; this is encoded by the coding sequence ATGCCAACCGACTGTATCAGCTATCAAAACTCTGGGTATTTCACTCCTTTGATGAATGATTATTTAGAACAAAAAACAGATTTAAAACCTCTATATAATAACTTTCCAACGCTAGAAAACTTTGAAAAACAAATTATTGAAAAAAAACAAAACTTCAATAATGAAAATCGAATTACACTGGTTTCTACATTAAAAGAACAATATTCGTCAATTGAAGTTTCTAATTCAACCCAACAAAATATTGATCTTTTAGCACACGAAAATACTTTTACAATAACCACAGGACATCAACTCAACTTATTTAGTGGCCCTTTGTATTTTTTATATAAAATCATTTCGACTATTAATTTGGCTAAAGAATTAAAAGTTACTTATCCAAGTTATAATTTTGTTCCCATTTATTGGATGGCAACCGAAGACCACGATTTTGAAGAAATTAATTATTTTAATTTCAGAGGCAAAAAATTTCATTGGAACGCAGAAAGTACAGGTCCTGTTGGTCGTTTATCTACCGAAGGTCTAGATGATTTTTTAGAAATTTACAAATTAGAAATAGGTTCCAGTACGAACGCCAATACCATCAAAAAACTCTTTGAAGATTCGTATGTCAAACACAATAATCTAGCCGATGCAACTAGATATCTTGCGAACGAACTTTTTAGAATATATGGATTAGTCATTCTTGATGCCGATAACCAAGATTTAAAACGCAATTTTATTCCATATATAAAAGAAGAATTACTTCAACAAACTTCCTTCAAAGCGGTAACTAAAACAATTGAAAATTTAAAGAACTATACCATTCAGGTAAATCCTCGTGAAATCAATTTATTTTATATTGAGGATAATTTACGTGAAAGAATCATTTTCGAAAACGGAATTTACAAAGTCAACCATACCCAAATTCAATTCACAGAAAACGAAATTCTAGCATTGTTAGAAAACAGTCCGGAGAAATTCAGTCCTAATGTTATCATGCGTCCGTTGTATCAGGAAGTGATTCTCCCAAATTTGTGTTACATTGGCGGAGGCGGAGAAATTGGGTATTGGCTGGAATTAAAATCTTTTTTTGACACTGTAAAAGTTACATTCCCTATGCTATTATTGAGGAATTCTGTGCTTTTAACAACCGAAAAAGAAAGCAAAAAAGCGGATAAATTAAACCTAACTTGGTCTGATTTATTTTCAAAACAAACAGCTTTAATCAATCGCATTACCCAAAAACTATCCGATTATCCAATTAATTTTGCAGAACAAAAAGAAGTCTTAAGAAAACAATTTGATACGTTATTACAACTAGCTAACCATACTGATAAATCTTTTTTAGGAGCAGTAAAAGCTCAAGAAACAAAACAAATAAAAGGATTGAACAATCTTGAAAAAAGATTACTCATTGCTCAAAAAAGGAAATTTCATGATGAATTACAACGCATTATTGACTTGCAAAACGAATTATTTCCTAATCAAAGTCTACAAGAACGCCAAGCCAATTTCTCTGAATTTTATCTAGAAAATGGAGAGCATTTGATACCAAAACTAATGAACCAACTCAAGCCTTTAGAAAACAATTTCAACATCGTTGTCTTGTACTAA
- a CDS encoding autorepressor SdpR family transcription factor, giving the protein MNDIFKALNDATRREILELLKVKSLSAGEIADQFNMSKPSISHHLDILKRADLITAEKSGQFIFYSINTTIMEDVLQWILTLKK; this is encoded by the coding sequence ATGAATGATATATTTAAAGCATTGAATGATGCCACACGAAGGGAGATATTGGAACTGTTGAAAGTAAAAAGCCTTTCTGCTGGTGAAATAGCGGATCAGTTCAATATGTCTAAGCCGAGTATTTCCCATCATTTGGATATTTTGAAACGAGCTGATTTGATTACTGCCGAAAAATCGGGACAATTTATTTTCTATTCCATCAATACTACTATTATGGAAGATGTTTTGCAATGGATTTTAACTTTAAAAAAATAA
- a CDS encoding acyltransferase family protein: protein MTKDRLISLDIFRGLTILLMTIVNNPGSWATVYPPLLHSEWHGCTPTDLVFPFFIFIMGVAISFAMPTKAYDNTTFNKIFTRSLRMVCLGIFFNFFGKIQLFGLEGIPLVFGRLVITAIVGYALMGNFNAKIKTYLAVSIFFIYLILSYIGIEEYKIVRLPGVLQRIGIVYFIASLLYLKTTQRTQLLIAIGLLLGYWAVMTLVPALGFEITNLEKGTNLAAWVDSILLKGHMWETTNTWDPEGILSTIPSIATGIIGLLIGQLLNNSVLKTEKAKKMFIIGIILIVLGQIWNLVFPINKALWTSSFVLYTAGLATLTLSILYYCIDIANYKKGTKLFLIWGVNPMIVFFLSEIIPQAMVMISFPNPKTPTENINLLDYLYVAGVKPFFNNEMNASLVFALLYVGLWSIMLAYFYKKKMYFKV from the coding sequence ATGACCAAAGACCGTCTTATTTCGCTTGATATTTTCAGAGGATTAACAATTTTATTAATGACCATTGTCAATAATCCAGGAAGCTGGGCAACAGTTTACCCCCCGTTACTACACTCCGAATGGCATGGTTGTACACCTACCGATTTGGTTTTTCCTTTCTTTATTTTCATCATGGGAGTAGCGATTTCATTTGCAATGCCAACCAAAGCATATGACAATACCACATTCAACAAAATTTTCACTCGTTCATTACGCATGGTATGTCTAGGGATATTTTTTAACTTTTTTGGAAAAATACAACTCTTCGGATTGGAAGGCATTCCTTTAGTTTTTGGACGTTTAGTAATAACAGCTATAGTAGGATACGCGCTTATGGGAAATTTTAATGCAAAAATAAAAACCTATTTAGCCGTTTCTATATTTTTCATTTATTTAATATTATCCTATATCGGTATTGAAGAATATAAAATTGTACGATTACCCGGAGTATTACAGCGCATCGGAATTGTCTATTTCATTGCTTCACTTTTATATCTAAAAACAACACAACGTACACAATTACTAATAGCAATTGGATTATTATTGGGCTATTGGGCAGTAATGACCTTAGTCCCAGCTCTAGGTTTCGAAATTACTAATCTCGAAAAAGGAACTAACCTTGCCGCTTGGGTCGATAGTATTCTATTAAAAGGTCACATGTGGGAAACCACTAATACTTGGGATCCTGAAGGAATTCTGAGTACCATTCCATCCATTGCAACAGGAATAATTGGTTTATTGATTGGTCAATTGCTTAACAACTCAGTATTGAAAACTGAAAAAGCAAAAAAAATGTTCATTATTGGAATAATTCTTATTGTTTTGGGGCAAATTTGGAACCTTGTTTTCCCTATAAACAAAGCGCTTTGGACAAGTTCTTTTGTACTATATACAGCTGGGCTCGCAACCCTGACCCTATCCATTTTATACTATTGCATAGACATTGCCAATTATAAAAAAGGAACCAAATTATTCCTTATTTGGGGAGTGAATCCAATGATTGTTTTCTTCCTTTCTGAAATTATTCCACAAGCAATGGTGATGATTTCCTTTCCAAATCCAAAAACACCCACTGAAAACATCAATCTCTTGGATTATCTATATGTAGCAGGAGTGAAACCATTTTTCAATAACGAAATGAATGCATCACTAGTATTCGCCCTGCTTTATGTAGGATTATGGTCAATTATGCTAGCCTATTTCTACAAAAAGAAAATGTATTTTAAAGTTTAA
- a CDS encoding serine hydrolase → MYKPTLLLFVAFFCINCSSDITEPTPTPSETLYFPPLSNNSWETKSIESIGWKTSSVQPLLDYLELKHSKSFIILVNGRIVMENYFNGHDATTNWYWASAGKTLTSTLTGIAQQDNLININDKVSKYLGTGWTSAPIAKENLITCKHLLTMTSGLDDTTDNVTPEKLIYTADAGTRWAYHNVYVKLQDVVAEASGQTWANYFNAKLRDKIGMNGLWLPMENNIVYWSTTRSMARFGLLIYNKGKWNNDVILNENYFNDATTTSQNINLGYGYLWWLNGKTSYHLPQSQLTIQGSIIPTAPNDMFMALGKNDQKIYIVPSKKMVVIRMGEAADNVNLALSDFDKTLWTKISALYQ, encoded by the coding sequence ATGTATAAACCAACACTATTGCTATTCGTTGCATTTTTTTGCATCAATTGCTCTTCAGATATTACAGAACCAACCCCAACACCTTCTGAAACATTATATTTCCCACCGCTTTCAAATAACAGTTGGGAAACCAAATCCATAGAAAGTATCGGTTGGAAAACATCGTCTGTGCAACCTCTTTTAGATTATCTAGAACTCAAACACTCCAAAAGTTTCATTATCCTTGTAAACGGTCGTATCGTAATGGAAAATTATTTCAATGGTCATGATGCGACCACGAATTGGTATTGGGCAAGCGCAGGCAAAACATTAACATCAACCCTAACAGGAATTGCACAACAGGATAATTTAATCAATATAAACGATAAAGTTTCAAAATATCTGGGAACAGGATGGACAAGCGCCCCTATTGCAAAAGAGAATCTAATTACTTGCAAACACTTATTAACGATGACTTCAGGTCTTGATGATACTACAGATAATGTTACTCCAGAAAAATTAATATACACTGCCGATGCAGGAACTCGCTGGGCTTACCACAATGTATATGTAAAGCTACAAGATGTTGTTGCAGAAGCCTCTGGACAAACTTGGGCAAACTACTTCAATGCAAAATTAAGAGACAAAATTGGCATGAATGGACTTTGGTTACCAATGGAAAACAACATTGTTTATTGGAGTACCACAAGAAGTATGGCTCGTTTTGGCTTACTTATATACAACAAAGGAAAATGGAACAATGATGTAATCCTGAATGAAAATTATTTCAACGATGCTACTACTACTTCACAAAACATCAACTTAGGATATGGTTATTTATGGTGGCTGAACGGCAAAACCAGTTATCATTTACCACAATCGCAACTCACCATTCAAGGAAGTATAATCCCAACAGCACCAAACGATATGTTTATGGCTTTGGGTAAAAATGACCAGAAAATCTACATTGTTCCAAGCAAAAAAATGGTCGTCATCCGAATGGGAGAAGCAGCAGACAATGTCAATCTTGCTTTATCTGATTTTGATAAAACTCTTTGGACAAAAATAAGTGCGTTGTATCAATAA
- a CDS encoding DUF721 domain-containing protein — protein MAKRLNNQSTIGDVLKQIIEVNKLQYGMDEIDVKDAWRNLMGNGVNSYTNNVVLKGSTLYVQLTSAVLREELSHGKSKIIKMINEELSRDVVKDVVLR, from the coding sequence ATGGCAAAAAGACTAAATAATCAAAGTACTATTGGGGATGTCTTGAAGCAAATTATTGAAGTCAATAAATTGCAATATGGCATGGATGAGATTGACGTGAAGGATGCCTGGCGTAATTTGATGGGTAATGGTGTGAACAGTTATACCAATAATGTGGTTTTGAAAGGTTCTACGCTATATGTTCAGCTAACATCGGCGGTGTTGCGTGAGGAATTAAGTCACGGTAAGTCTAAGATTATAAAAATGATTAATGAGGAATTGAGTAGGGATGTGGTGAAAGATGTGGTACTTAGATAG